The sequence CGGCCAGACCTGCGGAAGAGCGTACCGAAATGCCGGTCGCTGCCAAGCCGGTTTCCAATGACGTGGCGGTGCCGGCCGAATATCGGGAGATCATCGGCAAACTGGCCGAGGCGCAAGAAAAGATGCTGGCCAGTTCCGAATGGGTCGGTGACAAATTTGCCGATCGGGCGCGCGACATTCATTATGGCGACGCGGAGGAGAAACCGATCCACGGTACGGCCTCGCAGGAAGAAGTGGCCGATCTGGCAGAAGAAGGCATTGCGGCGCTTCCGCTGCCGCTGCCGGTCTTGCCGCCTGAATCGAAAAATTGACTGTGGCATGCGCCCGCCGATCTGGCTAAACATGCCGCCACAGCGCCCGTAGCTCAGTCGGATAGAGCATCAGATTCCTAATCTGGGGGCCACAGGTTCGAATCCTGTCGGGCGCACCATATCTCCAGGCTGGCGGCGCAGGCTAGTTCCGATTTTTTGTTTGCGAGAGGCTTGGCCCCAGGTTCGATATCAATTGTTGTCTTGGGCCTGCCGGCCGAGTTTCGATATTATTGCCGTTTGCCGAAATCCTGAACTTTCCGCGTTGAGGAATATTTGCACCGGCCGGATACCGGTGCAAATATTCTCGTTCATTCTGCCGCTTCCAGCGCGCCATTGTCTGCGGCTTCCCGCGCCTCTTCCTCGGCCTCCTCACGCAATTTTCGA comes from Sphingorhabdus sp. YGSMI21 and encodes:
- a CDS encoding DUF1178 family protein, with the translated sequence MIIFDLICADGEHRFEGWFGSSDDYADQQARGLLDCPVCGSGNIAKAVMAPNLGRKGNQQAASARPAEERTEMPVAAKPVSNDVAVPAEYREIIGKLAEAQEKMLASSEWVGDKFADRARDIHYGDAEEKPIHGTASQEEVADLAEEGIAALPLPLPVLPPESKN